In a single window of the Cydia strobilella chromosome 13, ilCydStro3.1, whole genome shotgun sequence genome:
- the LOC134746886 gene encoding cyclin-dependent kinase-like 1, which yields MRSKMRRLSPSTPSSRAMDKYEQLAVVGEGSYGVVLKCRRRDTGQLVAIKKFLETEDDAAVRKMALREIRMLKKLRHEHLVNMIEVFRRKRRFYLVFEYLDHTLLDELEASPGGLGEDTAKRHLYQLLKGIDFCHQNSIIHRDVKPENVLLSKTGIVKLCDLGFARALAAPGEPYTEYVATRWYRAPELLVAEHRYGPEVDIWAIGCMFAEMLTGDPLFPGDSDIDQLALIIKTVGKLPPRHQQVVARLSGGAALGTGPRGSLPGTGHAKDLLAACLRTEPRARPSAGALLRHKYFTHDGFVDVFNAELRKKLGKELQTPPQQSTARVGKPRQQWTLNIIPDHSSRSCTESAAGESLLDYNYTPVSEAQTETVSEKKPLHPSEASHVAAERVNALALISTVISMACILQAKLRLNKKTPRPRRGAAITSTSVAPIARPIFKGRAPRVARNTGVASLAECRNASQASRKSYATVTRAPTRALAPALNDTFQSFNVPVNSYPRTPYIKKVNHKLVMDEDLVRGRAAAKKAFKNQPDFSLPYVPGASNSPVKIAKKHLPIGANKSCENWDERNAELASSARTPTNLPYM from the exons ATGAGGAGCAAGATGCGCCGTTTGTCCCCCTCCACCCCTAGCAGCCGGGCCATGGACAAGTATGAGCAGCTAGCTGTC GTCGGCGAAGGCTCGTACGGCGTGGTGCTAAAGTGCCGCCGCCGCGACACAGGGCAGCTCGTCGCCATCAAGAAGTTCCTCGAGACGGAGGACGACGCGGCCGTCCGCAAGATGGCGCTGCGCGAAATACGAATGCTCAAG AAACTTCGCCACGAGCACCTAGTGAACATGATCGAGGTGTTCCGTCGCAAGCGGCGGTTCTACCTCGTCTTCGAATACCTGGACCACACACTCCTGGACGAGCTGGAAGCCTCCCCTGGAGGCTTAGGAGAAGATACCGCTAAAAGGCACCTCTACCAGCTTTTGAAGGGAATCGACTTTTGTCATCAGAATTCT ATCATCCACCGTGACGTGAAGCCAGAGAACGTCCTATTGTCCAAAACAGGCATCGTCAAGCTGTGCGATTTGGGCTTCGCCAGGGCTTTAGCGGCGCCAGGCGAGCCCTACACGGAGTACGTAGCCACACGGTGGTATAGGGCGCCGGAGTTACTGGTAGCAGAACACAG GTACGGCCCCGAAGTGGATATTTGGGCAATCGGCTGCATGTTCGCTGAAATGTTGACCGGTGACCCCCTGTTCCCTGGCGATTCTGACATAGACCAGCTCGCGCTCATCATCAAGACTGTCG GCAAGCTACCCCCGCGCCACCAGCAAGTTGTAGCTCGTCTGTCCGGCGGCGCCGCGCTTGGGACCGGCCCTCGAGGCTCTCTACCCGGGACTGGGCATGCCAAGGACTTGCTAGCGGCATGTTTGAGGACGGAGCCCCGCGCGAGGCCTTCTGCCGGTGCCCTGCTTAGGCATAA atacTTCACTCATGATGGCTTCGTGGACGTCTTCAACGCAGAACTAAGGAAAAAACTAGGAAAGGAACTACAG ACACCTCCTCAGCAAAGCACGGCGCGCGTTGGGAAACCACGTCAACAATGGACGCTGAACATAATCCCT GACCACAGCAGCAGGTCTTGTACGGAGAGCGCGGCCGGAGAATCTTTGTTAGACTACAATTACACTCCAG TTTCAGAGGCTCAAACGGAGACAGTGTCGGAGAAAAAGCCATTGCACCCCTCCGAGGCTTCTCACGTGGCCGCTGAG CGTGTTAACGCGTTAGCGTTAATATCGACTGTTATTTCGATGGCTTGTATTTTGCAGGCAAAATTAAGACTCAATAAGAAGACACCGCGCCCTAGGCGAGGCGCCGCTATCACTAGTACCTCAGTGGCGCCGATAGCTAGGCCTATTTTCAAGGGACGTGCGCCGCGCGTTGCAAGGAATACAGGCGTTGCTTCCTTGGCAGAATGTCGC AACGCATCACAGGCGTCTCGAAAGTCGTATGCGACGGTCACGCGCGCGCCGACTCGCGCGCTTGCCCCTGCCCTGAACGACACTTTCCAA AGCTTCAACGTGCCCGTAAATTCCTACCCACGGACGCCTTACATCAAGAA GGTGAACCATAAGCTGGTGATGGACGAAGACCTAGTGCGAGGGCGTGCGGCCGCTAAGAAAGCCTTCAAGAATCAGCCAGATTTCTCCTTACCCTACGTTCCAGGAG CTAGCAATAGCCCAGTGAAGATAGCAAAGAAACATCTGCCAATTGGTGCCAACAAATCCTGCGAGAATTGGGATGAG CGGAACGCGGAATTGGCATCCAGTGCGAGAACGCCCACGAACCTACCGTACATGTGA